TGATCATCGACCTGCTTGACACCGAACAAAGGACCGCCGCTCATCCCATCAATATCTGTTAGCATCGAATGTCTTCCGCCAGCTTCACCCTGTATGACCGGAACTTTAGCATAGAATCGGTCGTTAACTTTCTTGAGCTCCTCCGGAGGGTCATAAACGGGAAACACTTGGAGGAGCGGTGTGTTAAGTTCGACGTTGACAATGCCGCTCTGGCCATTCCCGTCAATTCTAATGGTTTGAACCTGAGTGGGAAAACCAATGAGGAAATAACCATTAAGGTCATTTGGCACTTCTCTCCATGCACCTTCGTCGAGCGCTTGTACTCCGCCCGCAATTAATTGCTTCGTATATAGCGGTAGAAGTGGTATCAATGCATAGTCAAGGCCTTGCTCGTAGATTGACCAACAATGGCAATTGTCGAGATCAAATGGAATGGACGGAAAAGATTTGCTCGAACCTATTCCGTCGATCAATCTCGCGCTGATGATCTTTCGGCCGTTTTGTCGTCGACTTTCAATGTCATTAATAATGTGACCAGCGGTAACGAGAAACCATATATTTCTGACGGAGATTACAAAAGCCGAAACCGAAAACGCCTTCAAATCATCACTGGATCCTGGATCGGAAGATTCTTTGCCCGAATCAATCCAAGATAAGCTGATAAGATGCTGGCACAATGTATCAAGCAACCTGTCCGCACTTGGTGATTGCTCAATCAAGGCACTCATAATTGCGGCTCATTGAAAAACGAGCGATTTACTTCGCTTCTTTCAACTCCGGATAAAACCCGGATTTCACCAGCGCTTTCACCGCCTCGCCGGCGTCGAAGTTGCCTTCCAGAACGAACGAGGTCTTTTTCGGCTCCAGCGTGTTGCTGGTGATGCCTTTCACGTCCGACAGCGCGTCTTTCAACGCCGCGGTGCATTTGCCGCAGCAGTTGTGCACGTGGGCGATTTCGAGCTTCGTCACTTTCCCCTGGGGCGCTTTCACGTCGGCAATTTTAATGGCCTTGTTATCCGGCGTGCCGCAAAAGCCGGCTTTCACCAGCGCATCGACCCCTTTTTGGAGCGTGGCCAAATTGTCAGCCGTCAGCGTGGTGGTGTAATCGTCTTGGCTGGCTACACATTTGACGCCCGGGACCGTGGCGGCAGCAGTTTGAATCGCCTTCACGCAACTTGGGCAGCAAATGTGCATGTCGGACAGGGTGACTTTTTCCTCAGCCCTGGCTGTCGCTGCCGCTTGGAAAATGACCACAGCCAAAATGCCCGCCAGCAAGATGCGATGCACGTGAATGTTCATGGCGTTTTCCTCGTGAATAAGATTTGGTGCTTTCAAATGATCGACGCCACTCACCGCTCAGGATAGCACTTCAGCCACGCGCTGTCCAATCGACCTATGAGTGATCCCCAGCATGTTCGTCACCGGGCTTGTTGTCGCTCGGCTTGCTGTCGCTGGCGTCTTTAATGTGCCGGGTCACGTTTTCGTAGGTAATATCGTGGGCGTCTTGCTGCTTGAAATCAGTATCCGCCGTAATTTGGACGTTGCGGAACGTGATGCCGGAAATGGGGCTTTCGGGCAGTCCCCAAATGCGGCCGGCGTCTTTGGCGCTTTCGACCTTCACATTGCATATTTCAACGTCGCGCATGCTGGGTATTTTATTTGGCTCGCCGCGGAAGTTGGGCCGCGCATCGTCCATGTACAACAGATCGAACACGAAGGCGTAATGCACGTCCTTCATCTGAATATCTTCATAACGGATGTGTTTCACTGCACCGCCGGCGCCGCGCATCGATTTAATCCGAATGCCGTTGTCGGTCCCCTCCATCGTGCACCGCCGCACCAGCATGTTGTGAATGCCGTTTGTCGTGCCGCTGCCGATGGAAATGCCGTGCCCATGAAGAATGCGGCAATCTTCAATTAAAATGTCATGCCCGCCGCTTTTGATGACAATGTTGTCGTCGCCGACGTCGATTTCGCAATTGCGAATCAGCACGTTTGAGCAATTTGTGGGGTCGATGGCGTCGGTGTTCTGTGCCGTGGCGGGCGCTTGCAGTTTCACGTTCTCGATCAGCAAGTCTGTGACATCGATCGGCACCAGATGAAACTGCGGCGAATTGCGGATCGTAATGCCGTCGACGTGTAAGCGCTGGCAGCCGTTGATTACCACCAATTTCATCCGGGGATAAATAATGCGGCCGGGCTGAGTCCGCGTTGCCCGTTCGGTCCAAGGCCACCAAATTTGTCCCGCCCCGTCGATCGTGCCCGAGCCGGTCAGCGCCACGTCGTGCAAGCTTGTTCCGGAAATCAAGGGCGGCGGCGCTTTCACCTTTTGTCGCACTTCCTCCTGGGTGGTGAGTGTACTGGGTTCGGGCAGGTCGTAATCGGCAAACGTGCCAGGCGCTTGGATCACGGCGCCTTCCTCCAGATGCAAATCGAGCTGGCTACAAAGCTCGAACGGCAGCGTACGGTACACGCCTGCGGGGACAATCAGCCGACCGCCGCCGGACTGTTTCACCTTGGCGATTGCGTCTTTGAACGCCTGGGTGTTCCAAGTTTTCCCGTCGCCAACCCCGCCAAAATCCTGCAGATTAAACGTGCGGTCGGGAATTTTTGGCAGGGCCGGGTTGACATCGGCCGGCCAATCGGGGGCAGTTGCGGCCGGCACGGATTGGTTGACGCTGGAATCATCCGCCCCAAATGCCTGGTGACGCGTCTGTAATTGCAGGCTCGTGAGCACGAAAAAGCAAACAGACGTCACCAACAGCCAACTGTACCGCTGCCTCATGAATCGTGTCACAATATCCCCCTTGTAATGTTTGCGGCGACAGGTTCGATTCTATGGTAAATCCATCATAGTTCAATGGAATTTGCCAAGCGAGTGGCCTGCTAGCCGAGCGTTTGTGCGCAGCATCGCCTTGAGTGTTCCGTTCGTAGGAAATCGCCATCATGAGCTACCGACCGGCTGAAAATCGCTACGCCAGCATGCGCTACAACCGTTGCGGCGCTAGCGGCCTGAAGCTGCCCGCTGTGTCACTGGGCTTGTGGCACAATTTCGGCGGCGTCGACGATTTCGACAACGCCCGCCGACTGATGCTACATGCCTTTGACTTGGGCATCACACACTTTGACCTGGCGAACAATTACGGCCCGCCGCCGGGCAGCGCCGAGGAAAACTTCGGAAAAATTTTGCACGGCGAACTGCAAGCCCACCGCGACGAATTCATCATCTCCTCCAAAGCCGGCTACACCATGTGGGCTGGACCGTACGGCGATTGGGGCAGCCGCAAGTACCTTGTCGCCAGTTTGGATCAAAGCCTGAAGCGCATGGGCTTGGACTACGTCGACATTTTCTATCATCACCGGCCCGATCCCCACACGCCGCTGGAAGAAACGATGGGCGCGCTCGATTTCATAGTCCGCAGCGGCAAGGCGCTGTATGCCGCCGTGTCGAACTACAAACCACCGGAAATGCAACGGGCCGTTGCGCTGCTGCGGCAGCTCGGCACGCCGTGCCTCATTCACCAGGCCAAGTACAGCATGTTCGAGCGCTGGGTCGAGGACGAGCTGCTCGATTTGCTGGCGGCCGAAGGCGTGGGATGCATCGCTTTTTCCCCGCTCGCACAGGGGCTGCTGACAGACAAGTATTTGAGCGGCATTCCCGCCGGTTCGCGGGCCAGCAAATCGGTTTTTTTGAAGCCTGAGCATATTACAGAGGAGAAGTTGTCGATAATTCGCCGGCTGAATGACGTGGCCAAGGCCCGCGGGCAAAAATTATCGCAAATGGCGCTGGCCTGGGTGCTGCGCGACAGTGCTGCTAACCGCCGGCACGGCGCCATGACCTCTGTAGTGATTGGCGCCAGCCGCGTGGAACACATCGACGATGCCGTGGAAATGCTGGGGCAGTTGGAATTCAGCAGCGCGGAATTGTCGAACATCGAAAGCATTCTGCGCCCCTGAAAATTGCGACGTCTTCACGAATGTTAAATGTGCGGCGTCTCTCACGAATGCAGCAGGCCGGCAGCGCGCAAAATGCCAATCAACCCAACCAAAATCCAAAAAGCGTTGAGCACAATGTACGCCTGATGTTTGCGAAGCAGCGCGCACCAGATGAGCAAAATGGCGTCGGTCGTGTTGAAAAACCAGACGAATAAAAACGGGCTGGAAGGTCCCATCCACGCCACAAGTGTGAAACTGATGATCCGCATTAACACCGCCATCAGTTCTACCATGGGAATGTTTTCCGCAATCAACGAATTCACGCGTTTGAACATCGAACGGCCTCCGAGATAGGGATCGCAAATTACGCTGCGGGCAAAACGGTAAGCGGAAAAGAGTGTAAATCGGCCGCCAGGTGATTTCAAATATCCACAATCACTTCCGCCAGCCAGCCGCCGGCTTCGGGCACGACTTTTAGCCCGTGATACGTGATGGCTTTCACTTCGTGATCCAGCCCGTGCCGCGTCGCATCGAGCGGCTCGCCCCAAGCCGTCGCTTGCAAGCCGACCTGCGAAATCTGCACGGAAAACTTCGAGAGCACCAGCCGCCGGGAATCGAAGGTGAACAGCAATTCGTTGATCCAGTCGAATAGCAGATAATCGGTTTCGCCGTCGAGGCGAGGCAACGAGAATACGACTTCGTCCCGCGGTTGAACTTCGTCGAGATTACTCACGATCAGCGAGAACAATCCGGCCGCTGCCTCGCAGAATAACTCTTCCAGCGTGCCGGAACGAATGCGCAGCCCGATATCAGCCGTGTGGGAGAAAACTTCATACATCATCAAATTTTCACCACAGTGCGGCCTACCGAGCGGCCGGCCAAAATGTCTTCAATCTTCGGCTCCAAATCGGCCAGCGCCACTTCGGTCGACAATTCATCGAGCTGCGCGGGTTTCCACAGTCCGGCCAATTTCGCCCACAGCGCGGTCCGTTTATCCGCCGGATACCAAGCGGAATCAATGCCCGCCAACACCACACCCCGCAAAATGAACGGATACACCGTGATGGGCAATTCTGTGCCGCCGACCAATCCGCAGGCAGTCACACAGCCTTGTTCTTTCATCGACCGCAGCAGCGTGGAAAGAACCGTGCCGCCGACGGTGTCGATGGCCGCCGCCCACTGCGCTCTGAGCAACGGCTTGCCGGACGTGTCGGTCACCGTTTCGCGGAGCAGAATTTCTTTCGCGCCCAGTCGCCGTAGCAAATCTGCTGCAGCCGGCTTTCCGCTCACGGCCGAAACACGAAAGCCGGCTTGCGCCAACATCGCCACCGCCAACGAGCCCACGCCGCCGCTAGCGCCGGTGACCACCACATCGCCTCGTTCCGGACCAATGCCCTGCCGCTGGATTGCCTCAACACACAGCGCCGCGGTGAATCCAGCGGTGCCCAAAACCATGCTCTCCCGCAGCGTTAATCCGGCGGGCAGCGGCACGACCCACTCGGCCGGCACGCGGATGAACTCGGCATACGCGCCCCAGCGTGCCGCGCCCAGTTCAAAACTCGTGACAATCACTTCGTCGCCCGCGCGGAATTTCGGCGAGTTGCTTTCCACCACCGTGCCGGCTCCATCGATGCCCGGCACGTGCGGAAATCGGCTCACCACGCCCGCATGCCCCGTGGCCGCCAGGGCGTCTTTGTAATTCAGCGAGGAGTATTGCACGCGCACCAGCACCTCGCCAGCGGGCAAATCATCCAGCGGCACGGTTGCCAGACGGCGTTCGACAACTCCGTTTTCGCGCTTGGTAACCAGAAAACATCGCATGGATTTGGGCATGGGCGGCCCCGATGAGTGAGTGCCTGAAATTTGAACTGCCTCTCACTGCCACGATCAACCTTTGATTACAAAATTCACCAACCGCCCGGGCACGGCGACGACTTTGATAATGGTTTTCCCGGCCAGCAGCTCGGCGATTTTCGGATCGGCTTTGGCGGCGGCTTCCAGCAATTTCGGATCGCTGGCCGCAGCGCCGGCCGGCACCGTAATTTTGCCACGCAGCTTGCCGTTGATTTGCACCGGCACTTCGACCGTATCTTCTTGCAGCCAGCGCGGGTCGACCGTGGGCCACGGTTCGTAAGCCAGTGTCTTGGTGTGCCCCAGGGCTTGCCACAGCTCTTCGGCAATGTGCGGGGCAAACGGCGACAAAATTAGCACCAGCTTTTCCATCGCTTCCTGTGGCCGCACCGTTTCCTTGGTGAAAAAATTCGTGAACTCCATCATCCGGGCAATGGCCGTGTTGAATTCCAGATGGTCCAAATCTTTGGTCACCGCAGCGATGGTTTTATGCAGCGTACGATTTTGCTCATGAGTGGGCGGCACATTTTGCACCGCCGGGTTAAGCTGCATTTCCTCCGCCTGATCGGCGACAATCATCCGCCACACGCGCCCCAAAAATCCGAATACGCCGTTCACCCCGGCCATGCTCCACGGCTTAGTGGCTTCCAGCGGGCCCATGAACATTTCGTACAGACGGAGCGAATCGGCACCGTATTCTTTCACAACCTGATCGGGATTGACCACGTTGCCGCGAGACTTAGACATTTTCTCCGCGCGCGATGTCAATTCATACTCCTTTCCATCGTGCACCCAATACGGTACGCCACTCCGCAGCGTAACCTGGTCTCTAGCAATCGTTTTCATTCCATAGCCAACTCCATATTCGGCTTGACCAGCGGACACGAACTCGTTTGTATAATTCGAGTTATCATCCAATTTGACGTAAACATCAAAAGTCGGTTCACCCAAAATCATCCCCTGGTTCACGAGCTTCATGAACGGCTCCTGCGTGCTCACATAACCGCGGTCGAACAGCACTTTGTGCCAAAACCGCGAATAGAGCAAATGCAGCACGGCGTGCTCGGCCCCGCCGATGTACAAATCAACCGGCATCCACGCTTTTTCCACGGCCGGGTCGATCAGCGCTTTGCCGTTTTTGTTGTCGAGAAAGCGGAGATAGTACCAGCACGAGCCGGCCCATTGCGGCATGGTGTTGGTTTCACGTTTGTATTTTTTGCCGTCAATCACAGGGTAGAGCCACTCGGCGGGCGCTTTTTCCAGCGGCGGCTTGGGCTCGCCGATCGGTTTGAAATCGGCCAGCTCCGGCAGATTCACGGGCAATTCACTGGCCGGCACGATGCGCAACAAGCCCGTTGGATATCCTGCATCGTCGAGCTCGTGCAAAATCGGAAACGGCTCGCCCCAGAAGCGCTGGCGACTAAATAACCAATCGCGCAGTTTGTAATTGACAGCGCCAATGCCCAGGCCCGCTGCGGCCAAATCAGCGATGATCCGCAGTTTGAATTCCGGTGTCGAGAGATAATTGTAGTGACCGGAATTGATCGCTTCGCCATCGCCGATAAAAGCTTCCTTCATCTCGCTGCCGTCGGCCACCGCTTCCTTTTGCCCGGTCGGTTTTACGACGGGAACAATCGGCAGGTGGTACGCTTTGGCGAATTCGAAATCGCGTTCATCGTGGGCCGGCACAGCCATAATCGCGCCGGTGCCATAACTGATCAACACGTAATCGGCCACCCAAATCGGCACGGGATGGCCATTCACCGGGTTAATGGCGTAGCTGCCGGTGAACACGCCCGTTTTTTCTT
The sequence above is drawn from the Pirellulales bacterium genome and encodes:
- the leuS gene encoding leucine--tRNA ligase, with product MPRYNHATIEPKWQQYWEQNRTFAAPRMPTGEKMYVLDMFPYPSGDGLHVGHPEGYTATDIVCRYQRMRGKAVMHPMGFDSFGLPAEEHAIRTNTPPRISTEKNIENFRRQLKMLGFSFDWQRELATTDPDYFRWTQFIFLVLFDTWFDEDFQWQDSAGHTHNGKGRPISELPIPAEVKGAGAEAVRRYQDSHRLAYQHEAPVNWCPALGTVLANEEVVGGVSEVGGHPVVRLPLRQWMLHITAYADRLEKDLELVDWPASIKKLQSDWIGRSTGAEVDFYVGNAEGRKQKAENEQKSESRDREGVEAAFEDWKSHRAKAGFPPQAPGDVLRIYTTRPDTLFGATYMVIAPEHPFVNRLAMPTQADAVQKYCEAAARKSDLDRTELSKEKTGVFTGSYAINPVNGHPVPIWVADYVLISYGTGAIMAVPAHDERDFEFAKAYHLPIVPVVKPTGQKEAVADGSEMKEAFIGDGEAINSGHYNYLSTPEFKLRIIADLAAAGLGIGAVNYKLRDWLFSRQRFWGEPFPILHELDDAGYPTGLLRIVPASELPVNLPELADFKPIGEPKPPLEKAPAEWLYPVIDGKKYKRETNTMPQWAGSCWYYLRFLDNKNGKALIDPAVEKAWMPVDLYIGGAEHAVLHLLYSRFWHKVLFDRGYVSTQEPFMKLVNQGMILGEPTFDVYVKLDDNSNYTNEFVSAGQAEYGVGYGMKTIARDQVTLRSGVPYWVHDGKEYELTSRAEKMSKSRGNVVNPDQVVKEYGADSLRLYEMFMGPLEATKPWSMAGVNGVFGFLGRVWRMIVADQAEEMQLNPAVQNVPPTHEQNRTLHKTIAAVTKDLDHLEFNTAIARMMEFTNFFTKETVRPQEAMEKLVLILSPFAPHIAEELWQALGHTKTLAYEPWPTVDPRWLQEDTVEVPVQINGKLRGKITVPAGAAASDPKLLEAAAKADPKIAELLAGKTIIKVVAVPGRLVNFVIKG
- a CDS encoding archease: MMYEVFSHTADIGLRIRSGTLEELFCEAAAGLFSLIVSNLDEVQPRDEVVFSLPRLDGETDYLLFDWINELLFTFDSRRLVLSKFSVQISQVGLQATAWGEPLDATRHGLDHEVKAITYHGLKVVPEAGGWLAEVIVDI
- a CDS encoding aldo/keto reductase translates to MSYRPAENRYASMRYNRCGASGLKLPAVSLGLWHNFGGVDDFDNARRLMLHAFDLGITHFDLANNYGPPPGSAEENFGKILHGELQAHRDEFIISSKAGYTMWAGPYGDWGSRKYLVASLDQSLKRMGLDYVDIFYHHRPDPHTPLEETMGALDFIVRSGKALYAAVSNYKPPEMQRAVALLRQLGTPCLIHQAKYSMFERWVEDELLDLLAAEGVGCIAFSPLAQGLLTDKYLSGIPAGSRASKSVFLKPEHITEEKLSIIRRLNDVAKARGQKLSQMALAWVLRDSAANRRHGAMTSVVIGASRVEHIDDAVEMLGQLEFSSAELSNIESILRP
- a CDS encoding oxidoreductase, whose protein sequence is MPKSMRCFLVTKRENGVVERRLATVPLDDLPAGEVLVRVQYSSLNYKDALAATGHAGVVSRFPHVPGIDGAGTVVESNSPKFRAGDEVIVTSFELGAARWGAYAEFIRVPAEWVVPLPAGLTLRESMVLGTAGFTAALCVEAIQRQGIGPERGDVVVTGASGGVGSLAVAMLAQAGFRVSAVSGKPAAADLLRRLGAKEILLRETVTDTSGKPLLRAQWAAAIDTVGGTVLSTLLRSMKEQGCVTACGLVGGTELPITVYPFILRGVVLAGIDSAWYPADKRTALWAKLAGLWKPAQLDELSTEVALADLEPKIEDILAGRSVGRTVVKI
- a CDS encoding glycoside hydrolase family 28 protein encodes the protein MPAATAPDWPADVNPALPKIPDRTFNLQDFGGVGDGKTWNTQAFKDAIAKVKQSGGGRLIVPAGVYRTLPFELCSQLDLHLEEGAVIQAPGTFADYDLPEPSTLTTQEEVRQKVKAPPPLISGTSLHDVALTGSGTIDGAGQIWWPWTERATRTQPGRIIYPRMKLVVINGCQRLHVDGITIRNSPQFHLVPIDVTDLLIENVKLQAPATAQNTDAIDPTNCSNVLIRNCEIDVGDDNIVIKSGGHDILIEDCRILHGHGISIGSGTTNGIHNMLVRRCTMEGTDNGIRIKSMRGAGGAVKHIRYEDIQMKDVHYAFVFDLLYMDDARPNFRGEPNKIPSMRDVEICNVKVESAKDAGRIWGLPESPISGITFRNVQITADTDFKQQDAHDITYENVTRHIKDASDSKPSDNKPGDEHAGDHS